From Pseudomonadota bacterium, the proteins below share one genomic window:
- a CDS encoding low-specificity L-threonine aldolase: MIDLRSDTVTKPTDAMRDAMARADVGDDVYGEDPTINALQQRVADMLGHEAGLWVPSGTMGNAVCLATWLQRGDEVIAEAQSHIFEHEVGGVGALCGSLVRPIATPDGIMQLDQVRDAVRLPDDHHTITRVITLENTHNFSGGTVLPLDVMHDISAFGRDAGIAMHLDGARLWNAHAETGIALDAYGRLFDSAYVCLSKGLGAPGGSVVVGTRAFIARARRTRKMLGGGMRQVGVLAAAGLHALEHHLPRLREDHENARALARQCCEIPGVRLAQRAVETNIVFFDVSGTGRAAIDIERALQTLGVGVFATAATKIRAVTHLQISRDDVARAAAAFAAACAGDPALPTR, encoded by the coding sequence ATGATCGACCTTCGCAGCGACACCGTGACGAAACCGACCGACGCCATGCGCGACGCCATGGCCCGCGCCGACGTGGGCGATGACGTCTACGGTGAAGACCCCACAATCAACGCCCTCCAGCAACGCGTTGCCGACATGCTCGGCCACGAGGCCGGCCTGTGGGTTCCGAGCGGAACCATGGGCAACGCGGTCTGTCTGGCAACCTGGTTGCAGCGGGGCGACGAGGTCATCGCCGAGGCCCAGAGCCACATCTTCGAGCACGAGGTGGGAGGCGTCGGGGCCCTGTGCGGCTCGCTCGTGCGCCCCATCGCTACCCCGGATGGCATCATGCAGCTCGATCAGGTGCGCGACGCGGTTCGGCTTCCCGACGACCACCACACCATCACGCGGGTCATCACCCTCGAGAACACTCACAACTTCAGTGGCGGCACCGTGCTGCCCCTCGACGTGATGCACGATATCTCGGCCTTCGGCCGCGATGCGGGCATCGCGATGCACCTCGATGGCGCGCGCCTCTGGAACGCGCATGCCGAGACCGGCATCGCCCTCGACGCCTACGGTCGGCTCTTCGACTCAGCCTACGTGTGCCTGTCGAAAGGTCTTGGCGCACCGGGAGGCTCGGTCGTGGTGGGCACCCGCGCGTTCATCGCTCGGGCCCGCCGAACGCGCAAGATGCTGGGCGGCGGCATGCGGCAGGTAGGTGTTCTCGCCGCGGCCGGCCTGCACGCCCTCGAACACCATCTGCCTCGCCTGCGCGAAGACCACGAGAACGCTCGCGCGCTGGCACGCCAGTGCTGTGAGATTCCCGGCGTCAGACTGGCGCAGCGCGCGGTGGAGACGAACATCGTCTTCTTCGACGTCTCCGGAACAGGGCGCGCGGCCATCGACATCGAGCGCGCCCTTCAAACGCTGGGCGTGGGCGTCTTTGCCACCGCGGCGACGAAGATCCGCGCCGTCACGCATCTGCAGATCTCTCGTGACGATGTGGCACGAGCCGCAGCGGCCTTCGCGGCGGCCTGCGCGGGCGACCCTGCGCTGCCCACGCGATGA